GATGAACAGCAGGGCGGCCAGCGCCGCCGCCACGCGCCCGCCGCGGGTCACGATCCGCTCCGGCGGCCGAAGGCGCGCGGGTACCGCTTCGCCAGGTAATAGCCGAGTCCGATGCCGATCAACCCCGCCGTCATGTCGAAGGCGAGATCGAGGGTGGGGGGGCGGATGTATTCCGCGCGCGTCTTGGCGAAGATGTCGAAGACCTCCTTGGCGATCATCAGCAGCAAGGTCAGCCGGACGACACGCCCGAGCGTCATCAGACGCGACGCGCAGAACACGATCAGGGTCGCGCCGACGAGGTGGAAGAACCAGTCGACGGGCACGCCCATCACCTCTACGGCGCTGATCCGGTAAAGCAGGCTGCGCGCCTCGCGCAGAAAATCCAGCATGGGTTTCTCTCCGTTTCGGGGGGATAGCCAGGCGCCATGATAGACGTATCGTCGCAAATAATTGAAGCGAAAGAGAAATATCGGACTAATTTCGTGATAGACTCATGCGCAGGAGGAGAGCCATCAAGGTCACCGTCGTCATACCCACCTACAACGCCGCCGGCTTCCTGCCGGAGACGCTGGATTCCGTCCTCGCCCAGGACCATCCCGACCTGGAGGTCGTGGTGGTGGACGACGGCTCCACCGACGAGACGCCGCGCCTGATGGAATCCTACCGCGACCGCGTGCGCTACCTCCGCAGCGAGGCCTCGGGCGGGCCGTCCCGCCCGCGCAACACGGGCGTCGCGGCGGCCGGCGGCGACTGCATCGCCCTCCTCGACGCCGACGATCTCATGTCGCCGGGAGCGATCTCCGATTCGCTGGCGGTCATGGCGAGGCACCCCGACGTGGGCTTCGTCTTCGCCAACAGCCAGGTCATCGACGAGCAGGGCGCCGTGCTCGACCCCGACTACCTGGCCGACTACCGGGAATTCCGCAAGATCCTCGTCGCCACCGGCGATCCCGCGGTGGGACTGATGTCAGGGCCGCGCCTCTACCACGAGCTGCTGCGCGCCAACTTCATCGGCACCTGCGGCGTGGTCGTCAGGAAGGACGTACTCGCCGGAGCCGGTCCCTTCGACGAGACGCTAAAGAACGCCGACGACCGCGACATGTGGCTGCGCGTCGCCATGACGCAGACCGTCTTCGCGTTCGTCGACCGCGTGCACTTCTCCTA
This region of bacterium genomic DNA includes:
- a CDS encoding glycosyltransferase, which produces MRRRRAIKVTVVIPTYNAAGFLPETLDSVLAQDHPDLEVVVVDDGSTDETPRLMESYRDRVRYLRSEASGGPSRPRNTGVAAAGGDCIALLDADDLMSPGAISDSLAVMARHPDVGFVFANSQVIDEQGAVLDPDYLADYREFRKILVATGDPAVGLMSGPRLYHELLRANFIGTCGVVVRKDVLAGAGPFDETLKNADDRDMWLRVAMTQTVFAFVDRVHFSYRRRGGSVTRRGWRRMSSVIRMLEKHRALATTEEDRKHLDDRINQARIALAYGLRREGLLDEAAAGYREAMRGHKSVTGLLGLVKTHYLKMTSR